The following are encoded together in the Raineyella sp. LH-20 genome:
- the rpsE gene encoding 30S ribosomal protein S5, which yields MSENQGRSGGRGERRGRDDRRGRNTEDKNQFIERVVTINRVAKVVKGGRRFSFTALVVVGDGDGTVGIGYGKAKEVPAAIAKGVEEAKKNFFRVPRIQKTIPHPVQGEKAAGVVMLRPAAPGTGVIAGGAVRAVLECAGIADVLAKSLGSPNAINVVHATEAALKMLEEPEDVAKRRTKAVQDVAPAALLRARDEAKQEVAS from the coding sequence ATGAGTGAGAACCAGGGCCGCAGTGGCGGCCGTGGCGAGCGTCGCGGCCGTGACGATCGTCGGGGCCGGAACACCGAGGACAAGAACCAGTTCATCGAGCGCGTGGTGACCATCAACCGCGTTGCCAAGGTCGTCAAGGGCGGCCGCCGCTTCAGCTTCACTGCGCTGGTCGTGGTGGGCGACGGTGACGGCACGGTCGGCATCGGCTACGGCAAGGCCAAGGAGGTGCCGGCGGCGATCGCCAAGGGTGTCGAGGAGGCGAAGAAGAACTTCTTCCGCGTCCCGCGCATCCAGAAGACGATCCCGCACCCGGTCCAGGGCGAGAAGGCCGCCGGCGTGGTCATGCTGCGCCCGGCCGCTCCCGGTACCGGTGTGATCGCCGGTGGCGCCGTCCGCGCCGTGCTCGAGTGCGCCGGCATCGCCGACGTGCTGGCGAAGTCGCTCGGCTCGCCGAACGCGATCAACGTGGTGCACGCCACCGAGGCCGCGCTGAAGATGCTCGAGGAGCCCGAGGACGTCGCCAAGCGCCGCACCAAGGCCGTGCAGGACGTGGCCCCGGCCGCGCTGCTGCGGGCCCGTGACGAGGCGAAGCAGGAGGTGGCTTCCTGA
- the rpsS gene encoding 30S ribosomal protein S19: MPRSLKKGPFVDDHLWKKVDAQNEKGTKTVIKTWSRRSMILPDMIGHTIAVHDGRKHVPVFITDAMVGHKLGEFAPTRTFKGHIKDDRKSRRR, from the coding sequence ATGCCTCGCAGTCTGAAGAAGGGCCCCTTCGTCGACGACCACCTGTGGAAGAAGGTGGACGCGCAGAACGAGAAGGGCACCAAGACCGTCATCAAGACCTGGTCGCGCCGCTCGATGATCCTGCCGGACATGATCGGGCACACCATCGCGGTGCACGACGGTCGTAAGCACGTGCCGGTGTTCATCACCGACGCCATGGTCGGCCACAAGCTGGGTGAGTTCGCGCCCACCCGTACGTTCAAGGGCCACATCAAGGACGACCGCAAGTCGCGTCGTCGCTGA
- the rplX gene encoding 50S ribosomal protein L24, with protein sequence MAAQKKLNVKKGDRVKVISGKDKGTVGEIIAVDPARERVTVEGVNIVKRHLTDRQAGGRVEKGGIVSSEAPIHVSNVQPVVKKDGVEVVTRVGHKREKVTKTRADGSTYEAYRSVRIAKATGEEF encoded by the coding sequence ATGGCAGCCCAGAAGAAGCTCAACGTCAAGAAGGGTGACCGCGTCAAGGTCATCTCCGGCAAGGACAAGGGCACCGTCGGCGAGATCATCGCCGTCGACCCGGCCCGCGAGCGGGTCACCGTCGAGGGTGTCAACATCGTCAAGCGCCACCTGACCGACCGCCAGGCCGGCGGCCGGGTCGAGAAGGGCGGCATCGTGTCGTCCGAGGCGCCGATCCACGTCTCGAACGTGCAGCCCGTCGTGAAGAAGGACGGTGTCGAGGTCGTCACCCGCGTCGGTCACAAGCGCGAGAAGGTCACCAAGACCCGCGCTGACGGCTCGACGTACGAGGCCTACCGCAGCGTCCGCATCGCCAAGGCGACCGGGGAGGAGTTCTGA
- the rpmD gene encoding 50S ribosomal protein L30: protein MAKLQITQIKGVVGEKPQMGKTLRGLGLRKIGQTVEQPDNPAIRGMVRAVRHLVTVETVEEVD from the coding sequence ATGGCGAAGCTGCAGATCACCCAGATCAAGGGTGTCGTCGGCGAGAAGCCGCAGATGGGCAAGACCCTGCGCGGCCTCGGACTGCGGAAGATCGGCCAGACGGTCGAGCAGCCCGACAACCCGGCGATCCGTGGCATGGTCCGTGCGGTTCGCCACCTGGTGACCGTCGAGACCGTCGAGGAGGTTGACTGA
- the map gene encoding type I methionyl aminopeptidase, producing the protein MFRGSRGIELKTDEQLRLMRRAGLVVADLLDTITSQARPGVTLRELDRIGRETLARHGAESNFLEYGADSRGQGGFKGVVCLSVNEVIVHGMPTDYALQDGDTLSVDGGAILGGWHGDSARTVQVGTPVADRQALSDVTEGAMWAGIAAARLNGRIGDIGAAVEAYVEAAGSYGIVREYVGHGIGTEMHQPPDVPNYGRAGKGPRISRGMAFCVEPMITLGSPDNAVLDDDWTVVTLDGSAASHWEHTVTCTPKGLWVLTAPDGGEEMLGRFGVPFGPLAD; encoded by the coding sequence GTGTTCCGCGGCAGTCGTGGCATCGAGCTGAAGACCGACGAGCAACTCCGGCTGATGCGCCGGGCCGGGCTGGTCGTCGCCGACCTGCTCGACACCATCACCTCGCAGGCCCGCCCGGGCGTCACCCTGCGTGAGCTGGATCGGATCGGCCGGGAGACACTGGCCCGCCACGGTGCGGAGTCCAACTTCCTGGAGTACGGCGCCGACTCCCGCGGCCAGGGCGGCTTCAAGGGCGTCGTGTGCCTGTCGGTCAACGAGGTGATCGTCCACGGGATGCCCACCGACTATGCACTGCAGGACGGCGACACGCTGTCGGTCGACGGTGGCGCGATCCTCGGCGGCTGGCACGGCGACTCTGCGCGGACCGTGCAGGTCGGCACCCCGGTCGCCGATCGGCAGGCGCTCAGCGACGTCACTGAGGGAGCGATGTGGGCGGGCATCGCCGCCGCTCGCCTCAACGGCCGGATCGGTGACATCGGCGCCGCCGTCGAGGCGTACGTCGAGGCCGCCGGATCGTACGGCATCGTCCGGGAGTACGTCGGACATGGCATCGGCACCGAGATGCACCAGCCGCCGGACGTGCCGAACTACGGCCGGGCCGGCAAGGGCCCGCGGATCAGCCGGGGGATGGCGTTCTGCGTCGAGCCGATGATCACCCTGGGATCGCCTGACAACGCGGTGCTCGACGACGACTGGACCGTCGTCACCCTCGACGGCAGCGCGGCTTCGCATTGGGAGCACACCGTCACCTGCACACCGAAGGGCCTGTGGGTGCTGACCGCTCCCGATGGCGGCGAGGAGATGCTCGGCCGCTTCGGCGTGCCGTTCGGTCCGCTGGCCGACTGA
- the rplR gene encoding 50S ribosomal protein L18, with protein MGISLTHNKNTAPKAASKQRRQVRGRKKIFGSADRPRLVVSRSAKHMFVQVIDDTQGRTLASASTMEADLRTFDGDKSAKARKVGALVAERAKSAGVEQVVFDRAGYKYQGRVAALADGAREAGLDF; from the coding sequence ATGGGCATCTCCCTGACGCACAACAAGAACACCGCGCCGAAGGCTGCGTCCAAGCAGCGCCGCCAGGTGCGCGGCCGCAAGAAGATCTTCGGCTCCGCCGACCGTCCCCGTCTGGTCGTGTCCCGGTCCGCCAAGCACATGTTCGTGCAGGTGATCGACGACACCCAGGGGCGTACGCTCGCATCGGCGTCGACGATGGAAGCCGACCTGCGCACCTTCGACGGCGACAAGTCCGCCAAGGCCCGCAAGGTCGGGGCACTCGTCGCCGAGCGGGCGAAGTCCGCGGGGGTCGAGCAGGTCGTCTTCGACCGCGCCGGCTACAAGTACCAGGGTCGTGTCGCTGCGCTCGCCGACGGTGCGCGCGAGGCCGGTCTGGACTTCTGA
- the rplP gene encoding 50S ribosomal protein L16 yields the protein MLIPRRVKYRKQHHPGRSGAAKGGTELAFGDYGIQALSNAYVTNRQIESARIAMTRHIKRGGKVWINIYPDRPMTKHPAESRMGSGKGTPEWWIANVKAGAVMFELAGVPEEVAREAMRLAIHKLPMKARFIKREAGEN from the coding sequence ATGCTGATCCCCCGTCGAGTGAAGTACCGCAAGCAGCACCACCCGGGGCGCTCCGGCGCCGCCAAGGGTGGCACCGAGCTCGCCTTCGGTGACTACGGCATCCAGGCCCTGTCCAACGCCTACGTCACCAACCGGCAGATCGAGTCCGCTCGTATCGCCATGACCCGTCACATCAAGCGTGGCGGCAAGGTCTGGATCAACATCTACCCGGACCGTCCGATGACCAAGCACCCCGCCGAGTCCCGCATGGGTTCCGGCAAGGGCACCCCGGAGTGGTGGATCGCGAACGTCAAGGCCGGTGCCGTGATGTTCGAGCTCGCCGGTGTTCCGGAGGAGGTGGCGCGCGAGGCCATGCGCCTGGCGATCCACAAGCTCCCGATGAAGGCGCGCTTCATCAAGCGCGAGGCAGGTGAGAACTGA
- the rpmC gene encoding 50S ribosomal protein L29, which produces MAKTTSAADLRQMSREALNEKVVELKKELFNLRFQHATGQLESQGRLREVRKDIARIYTVLQERNLGIVDDPDQAAADPADEAVATNRAEKDEKADA; this is translated from the coding sequence ATGGCGAAGACCACCAGCGCAGCCGATCTGCGCCAGATGAGCCGCGAGGCCCTGAACGAGAAGGTCGTGGAGCTGAAGAAGGAGCTCTTCAACCTCCGCTTCCAGCACGCGACCGGCCAGCTCGAGTCGCAGGGCCGGCTGCGCGAGGTCCGCAAGGACATCGCCCGGATCTACACGGTGCTGCAGGAACGCAACCTCGGGATCGTGGACGACCCGGACCAGGCTGCGGCGGACCCGGCCGATGAGGCCGTTGCGACGAACCGAGCCGAGAAGGATGAGAAGGCAGACGCATGA
- the rplN gene encoding 50S ribosomal protein L14, which yields MIQQESRLKVADNTGAKELLCIRVLGGSGRRYAGLGDTIVCTVKDAIPGGNVKKGEVVKAVVVRTVKETRRPDGSYIKFDENAAVILKNDGEPRGTRIFGPVGRELRDKKFMRIISLAPEVI from the coding sequence ATGATCCAGCAGGAGTCGCGACTGAAGGTCGCCGACAACACTGGTGCGAAGGAGCTGCTTTGCATCCGTGTTCTCGGCGGCTCCGGTCGTCGCTACGCCGGCCTCGGCGACACCATCGTCTGCACCGTGAAGGACGCCATCCCGGGTGGGAACGTCAAGAAGGGTGAGGTCGTCAAGGCCGTCGTGGTCCGTACCGTCAAGGAGACCCGTCGCCCCGACGGCTCGTACATCAAGTTCGACGAGAACGCCGCCGTCATCCTGAAGAACGACGGGGAGCCCCGCGGCACCCGTATCTTCGGCCCGGTCGGCCGTGAGCTGCGTGACAAGAAGTTCATGCGCATCATCTCGCTCGCTCCGGAGGTGATCTGA
- the rpsC gene encoding 30S ribosomal protein S3, whose protein sequence is MGQKINPNGFRLGITTDHVSRWYADKQYADFVGEDTKIRDWIHSNLERAGISNVEIERRSERVTIYLYAARPGIVIGRNGAEAERVRGQLEKLTGKQVQLNILEVKDPDTDAQLVAQGVAEQLGARVAFRRAMRKAQQSAMRAGAKGIRIQCSGRLGGAEMSRSEFYREGRVPLHTLRADVDYGFYEARTTFGRIGVKVWIYKGDVSGTRAERAAQKAARQNANQRQRPARGGRGRGDRPDRGGRRRQDAAAAHNAPQGEAASATENAGA, encoded by the coding sequence ATGGGTCAGAAGATCAACCCGAACGGCTTCCGCCTCGGTATCACGACCGACCACGTGAGCCGCTGGTACGCCGACAAGCAGTACGCCGATTTCGTCGGCGAGGACACCAAGATCCGCGACTGGATCCACTCGAACCTCGAGCGCGCCGGCATCTCCAATGTGGAGATCGAGCGTCGTTCGGAGCGGGTGACCATCTACCTGTACGCCGCCCGTCCGGGCATCGTCATCGGCCGTAACGGCGCCGAGGCGGAGCGCGTCCGTGGCCAGCTGGAGAAGCTGACCGGCAAGCAGGTGCAGCTGAACATCCTCGAGGTCAAGGACCCCGACACCGATGCCCAGCTGGTCGCCCAGGGCGTGGCCGAGCAGCTCGGCGCCCGCGTGGCCTTCCGCCGCGCGATGCGCAAGGCGCAGCAGTCGGCCATGCGGGCCGGTGCCAAGGGCATCCGGATCCAGTGCTCCGGTCGTCTCGGCGGCGCCGAGATGAGCCGCTCGGAGTTCTACCGCGAGGGTCGCGTGCCGCTGCACACCCTGCGTGCCGATGTCGACTACGGCTTCTACGAGGCCCGTACGACCTTCGGCCGGATCGGTGTGAAGGTGTGGATCTACAAGGGTGACGTGTCCGGGACCCGCGCCGAGCGGGCCGCCCAGAAGGCCGCCCGTCAGAACGCCAACCAGCGCCAGCGCCCGGCGCGCGGTGGCCGTGGCCGTGGGGATCGTCCCGACCGCGGTGGCCGTCGTCGCCAGGATGCTGCGGCAGCCCACAACGCCCCGCAGGGCGAGGCTGCCTCCGCGACCGAGAACGCAGGAGCCTGA
- the rplE gene encoding 50S ribosomal protein L5: MSQTATESTVVAPRLKAKYREEIAPALQEQFHYANPMLIPGLVKITVNMGVGDAARDSKVMDGALKDLTAITGQKPQVTNARKSIAQFKLREGQAIGAHVTLRGDRMWEFLDRLLTLALPRIRDFRGLNQWQFDGKGNYTFGLTEQVMFHEIDQDKIDRTRGMDITVVTSAANDEEGRALLKQLGFPFNDNPKKAKAKAKGPRYSRGKK; encoded by the coding sequence ATGTCGCAGACCGCTACCGAGTCCACCGTCGTGGCGCCGCGGCTGAAGGCGAAGTACCGCGAGGAGATCGCCCCGGCGCTCCAGGAGCAGTTCCACTACGCCAACCCGATGCTGATCCCCGGGCTGGTGAAGATCACCGTGAACATGGGTGTCGGCGACGCCGCCCGTGACTCGAAGGTGATGGACGGTGCGCTCAAGGACCTGACCGCGATCACCGGTCAGAAGCCGCAGGTCACCAACGCCCGCAAGTCGATCGCCCAGTTCAAGCTCCGCGAGGGCCAGGCGATCGGCGCCCACGTCACCCTGCGGGGCGACCGGATGTGGGAGTTCCTCGACCGGCTGCTGACCCTGGCGCTGCCCCGGATCCGCGACTTCCGCGGGCTCAACCAGTGGCAGTTCGACGGCAAGGGCAACTACACCTTCGGTCTCACCGAGCAGGTGATGTTCCACGAGATCGATCAGGACAAGATCGACCGCACCCGTGGCATGGACATCACCGTCGTCACCTCGGCGGCCAACGACGAAGAGGGCCGCGCGCTGCTCAAGCAGCTCGGCTTCCCCTTCAACGACAACCCGAAGAAGGCCAAGGCCAAGGCCAAGGGCCCGCGCTACTCCCGTGGGAAGAAGTGA
- the rpsQ gene encoding 30S ribosomal protein S17, which produces MSDQNQTAADAVERGRRKVLTGYVVSDKMQKTIVVTVEERKKHSLYGKVMRQTARYKAHDENNEAGIGDRVRIMETRPTSRTKRWRLVEIVEKAK; this is translated from the coding sequence ATGAGCGACCAGAACCAGACCGCGGCCGACGCCGTTGAGCGCGGTCGCCGCAAGGTGCTGACCGGTTACGTCGTCAGCGACAAGATGCAGAAGACCATCGTCGTGACCGTCGAGGAGCGCAAGAAGCACTCCCTCTACGGCAAGGTGATGCGTCAGACCGCGCGATACAAGGCCCACGACGAGAACAACGAGGCCGGCATCGGTGACCGCGTTCGGATCATGGAGACCCGTCCCACCTCGCGTACGAAGCGTTGGCGCCTCGTCGAGATCGTCGAGAAGGCCAAGTAA
- the rplF gene encoding 50S ribosomal protein L6 yields MSRIGRLPITVPSGVEVTLDGQQVTVKGPKGSLEHHVAEPITVSRNEAGELVVARPNDERLNRSLHGLTRTLVNNMVLGVTEGYVKKLEIQGVGYRVQAKGPTQLEFALGFSHPVIVDAPEGITFTVENPTHFAVQGIDKQLVGEVAANIRKIRKPEPYKGKGVRYEGEHVRRKAGKAGK; encoded by the coding sequence ATGTCCCGAATCGGAAGGCTCCCGATCACCGTCCCGTCCGGCGTTGAGGTCACCCTCGACGGCCAGCAGGTCACGGTCAAGGGTCCGAAGGGCTCGCTGGAGCACCACGTGGCTGAGCCGATCACCGTCAGCCGCAACGAGGCCGGCGAGCTGGTCGTCGCGCGTCCGAACGACGAGCGTCTCAACCGCTCCCTGCACGGCCTGACCCGCACCCTCGTCAACAACATGGTCCTCGGTGTCACCGAGGGCTACGTCAAGAAGCTCGAGATCCAGGGTGTCGGTTACCGCGTCCAGGCCAAGGGCCCGACCCAGCTGGAGTTCGCCCTGGGCTTCTCCCACCCGGTGATCGTCGACGCCCCGGAGGGCATCACCTTCACCGTCGAGAACCCGACGCACTTCGCGGTGCAGGGCATCGACAAGCAGCTGGTGGGCGAGGTCGCCGCCAACATCCGCAAGATCCGCAAGCCCGAGCCCTACAAGGGCAAGGGCGTCCGCTACGAGGGCGAGCACGTCCGGCGCAAGGCCGGAAAGGCAGGTAAGTGA
- the rplV gene encoding 50S ribosomal protein L22 — protein MSNTDKARPSRRAALLGDRPGNYAIAKQVRMSAQKVRRVVDMVRGMDVDTALDTLKFAPQAAAQPVFKVVASAAANAENTDGLRRNDLYISQAFVDEGMTMRRIRPRAKGSASRILKRSSHITVVVEPRSKATESQKKEA, from the coding sequence ATGAGCAACACTGACAAGGCACGGCCGAGCCGTCGCGCGGCCCTGCTCGGCGATCGCCCCGGTAACTACGCGATCGCGAAGCAGGTGCGGATGTCCGCGCAGAAGGTCCGCCGCGTGGTGGACATGGTCCGCGGCATGGACGTCGACACCGCCCTGGACACCCTGAAGTTCGCCCCGCAGGCGGCCGCCCAGCCGGTCTTCAAGGTGGTGGCCTCGGCCGCCGCCAACGCGGAGAACACCGACGGCCTGCGTCGCAACGACCTGTACATCTCCCAGGCGTTCGTCGACGAGGGCATGACGATGCGTCGGATCCGTCCCCGGGCCAAGGGGTCGGCCAGCCGCATCCTGAAGCGTTCCAGCCACATCACCGTTGTCGTCGAGCCCCGCTCGAAGGCCACCGAGTCGCAGAAGAAGGAGGCCTGA
- the rpsH gene encoding 30S ribosomal protein S8 produces the protein MSMTDPIADMLTRLRNANQAYHDEASMPHSKIKAGIAEILKQEGYIADYAVAEPAEGEVGKTLTVTLKYGEERERSIAGVRRISKPGLRVYAKSTNLPKVLGGLGIAIISTSQGLLTDREAKAKSVGGEVLAYVW, from the coding sequence ATGAGCATGACCGATCCGATCGCAGACATGCTGACGCGTCTGCGTAACGCCAACCAGGCGTACCACGACGAGGCGTCGATGCCCCACTCGAAGATCAAGGCGGGCATCGCCGAGATCCTCAAGCAGGAGGGCTACATCGCCGACTACGCGGTCGCCGAGCCCGCCGAGGGCGAGGTCGGCAAGACCCTGACCGTGACCCTGAAGTACGGCGAGGAGCGCGAGCGTTCCATCGCCGGCGTCCGCCGCATCTCCAAGCCGGGTCTGCGGGTCTACGCCAAGTCGACCAACCTGCCGAAGGTCCTCGGGGGCCTGGGCATCGCCATCATCTCCACCTCGCAGGGTCTGCTGACCGACCGTGAGGCCAAGGCCAAGAGCGTGGGTGGGGAAGTCCTCGCCTACGTGTGGTGA
- a CDS encoding adenylate kinase: MRLLIMGPPGAGKGTQAKGIAARYEIPAISTGDIFRSNVKNETPLGLKVKEIMASGGYVGDDITNGLVRNRLAEQDAAGGFLLDGYPRTLAQVAALDGMLTELGVQLDAVISLTADTDEVVGRLLKRAEIEGRADDNEETIRTRLRVYDEETAPLLATYAERGLLVEVDGLGTIDEVGQRIADALVAEKA; the protein is encoded by the coding sequence ATGAGGCTCCTGATCATGGGTCCGCCCGGGGCGGGCAAGGGTACGCAGGCGAAGGGCATCGCCGCTCGCTACGAGATCCCGGCGATCTCCACCGGCGACATCTTCCGGTCGAACGTGAAGAACGAGACCCCGCTCGGCCTGAAGGTCAAGGAGATCATGGCGTCCGGCGGCTATGTCGGCGACGACATCACCAACGGGCTGGTCCGCAACCGGCTCGCCGAGCAGGACGCCGCCGGCGGGTTCCTGCTCGACGGCTACCCGCGCACCCTCGCCCAGGTGGCGGCGCTCGACGGGATGCTGACCGAGCTCGGCGTGCAGCTCGATGCTGTCATCTCCCTCACCGCGGACACCGACGAGGTGGTCGGCCGGCTGCTGAAGCGGGCCGAGATCGAGGGCCGGGCCGACGACAACGAGGAGACCATCCGGACCCGTCTGCGGGTCTACGACGAGGAGACCGCCCCGCTGCTGGCGACGTACGCGGAGCGCGGGCTGCTGGTCGAGGTCGACGGACTCGGCACCATCGACGAGGTCGGCCAGCGGATCGCCGACGCGCTCGTCGCAGAGAAGGCCTGA
- the rplO gene encoding 50S ribosomal protein L15 → MAIKLHDLQPAPGSKRDRIRIGRGEGSKGKTSGRGTKGTGARKNTPENFEGGQMPMHMRVPKLRGFKNPFRVEYQVVNLDKLVALYPEGGEVTVDDLVAKGAVRDGWPVKILGSGELSVKLQVTVDKYSASAKEKIEGAGGTAATR, encoded by the coding sequence ATGGCGATCAAGCTGCATGATCTCCAGCCGGCACCCGGCTCCAAGCGGGACCGGATCCGTATCGGTCGTGGTGAGGGTTCGAAGGGCAAGACCTCGGGCCGTGGCACCAAGGGCACCGGCGCACGCAAGAACACCCCGGAGAACTTCGAGGGTGGCCAGATGCCGATGCACATGCGGGTCCCGAAGCTGCGCGGCTTCAAGAACCCGTTCCGTGTCGAGTACCAGGTGGTGAACCTGGACAAGCTCGTCGCCCTCTACCCGGAGGGTGGCGAGGTCACCGTCGACGACCTGGTCGCCAAGGGCGCCGTCCGCGACGGCTGGCCGGTGAAGATCCTCGGCTCCGGCGAACTGTCGGTCAAGCTGCAGGTCACCGTCGACAAGTACTCGGCCTCGGCCAAGGAGAAGATCGAGGGCGCCGGCGGCACCGCCGCGACCCGCTGA
- a CDS encoding type Z 30S ribosomal protein S14: MAKTGLKVKQSRKPKFGVRAYTRCQKCGRPHSVYRKFGLCRVCLRDMAHKGELPGVTKSSW; the protein is encoded by the coding sequence ATGGCAAAGACCGGTCTTAAGGTCAAGCAGTCCCGCAAGCCGAAGTTCGGCGTCCGGGCCTACACCCGCTGCCAGAAGTGCGGCCGGCCGCACTCGGTGTACCGCAAGTTCGGCCTGTGCCGCGTGTGCCTGCGGGACATGGCGCACAAGGGCGAGCTGCCCGGCGTCACCAAGTCGTCCTGGTGA
- the secY gene encoding preprotein translocase subunit SecY, with protein sequence MLSAFTNAFRTPDLRNKILFSLGIIVIFRLGSAIPIPNVNVQQVDTCRALASGGAAGFASMLNMFSGGALLKLAVFALGVMPYITSSIILQLLTVVIPRLEALRKEGGQGQEKITQYTRYLTILLAIMQSTAFVTLAVNDQLIPGCTGLVYNTGLFPIIVMILTMTAGTSLVMWLGELITEKGVGNGMSVLIFTSVAAQFPNGLASVRQSRPGSQGWVVMGLVILVGLAVMAAVVFIEQGQRRIGVQYAKKMIGGKLRGGTSTYIPVKVNQAGVIPVIFASSMLYLPVLFSTFRPDGPAAQWVSKYFGSMSHPVYVITYAVLIIFFAYFYVAITFNTEEIADNMKKYGGFIPGIRAGRPTEKYLSYVLSRLTAPGSIYLALIALIPSVAFILFQANQNFPFGGTSLLIIVGVGLDTIKQIESKLQQHNYEGFLR encoded by the coding sequence GTGCTCTCCGCATTCACCAATGCCTTCCGGACACCCGATCTTCGGAACAAGATCCTCTTCTCGCTGGGGATCATCGTCATCTTCCGACTCGGATCGGCCATCCCCATCCCGAACGTCAACGTCCAGCAGGTCGACACCTGTCGGGCACTGGCCAGCGGTGGGGCCGCAGGGTTCGCCTCGATGCTGAACATGTTCTCCGGTGGGGCACTGCTGAAGCTGGCGGTCTTCGCCCTCGGCGTGATGCCGTACATCACCTCGTCGATCATCCTGCAGCTGCTCACCGTGGTCATCCCGCGGTTGGAGGCGCTGCGCAAGGAGGGCGGCCAGGGCCAGGAGAAGATCACCCAGTACACCCGCTACCTGACGATCCTGCTGGCGATCATGCAGTCGACCGCGTTCGTCACCCTCGCGGTCAACGACCAGCTGATCCCCGGCTGCACCGGCCTAGTCTACAACACCGGACTGTTCCCGATCATCGTGATGATCCTGACGATGACGGCCGGCACCAGCCTGGTGATGTGGCTCGGCGAGCTGATCACCGAGAAGGGCGTCGGCAACGGCATGTCCGTGCTGATCTTCACCTCGGTCGCCGCCCAGTTCCCCAACGGCCTGGCGTCGGTGCGCCAGTCCCGCCCCGGCTCGCAGGGCTGGGTGGTGATGGGCCTGGTGATCCTGGTCGGCCTCGCGGTGATGGCCGCCGTGGTCTTCATCGAGCAGGGCCAGCGGCGGATCGGCGTGCAGTACGCCAAGAAGATGATCGGCGGCAAGCTGCGCGGCGGCACCTCCACCTACATCCCGGTCAAGGTGAACCAGGCCGGCGTCATCCCGGTCATCTTCGCCTCGTCGATGCTCTACCTGCCGGTGCTGTTCTCGACCTTCCGGCCGGACGGACCGGCCGCCCAGTGGGTCAGCAAGTACTTCGGCTCGATGTCGCACCCGGTCTACGTCATCACGTACGCCGTGCTGATCATCTTCTTCGCCTACTTCTACGTCGCGATCACCTTCAACACCGAGGAGATCGCCGACAACATGAAGAAGTACGGCGGATTCATCCCCGGCATCCGCGCCGGGCGGCCGACGGAGAAGTACCTCTCGTACGTGCTCAGCCGACTGACCGCGCCAGGGTCGATCTACCTGGCGCTGATCGCCCTGATCCCCTCGGTGGCGTTCATCCTGTTCCAGGCCAACCAGAACTTCCCGTTCGGCGGCACCTCGCTGTTGATCATCGTGGGCGTCGGCCTGGACACCATCAAACAGATCGAATCCAAGCTCCAGCAGCACAACTACGAAGGGTTCCTACGATGA